From one Eptesicus fuscus isolate TK198812 chromosome 21, DD_ASM_mEF_20220401, whole genome shotgun sequence genomic stretch:
- the ARHGAP35 gene encoding rho GTPase-activating protein 35 isoform X2: MMMARKQDVRIPTYNISVVGLSGTEKEKGQCGIGKSCLCNRFVRPSADEFHLDHTSVLSTSDFGGRVVNNDHFLYWGEVSRSLEDCVECKMHIVEQTEFIDDQTFQPHRSTALQPYIKRAAATKLASAEKLMYFCTDQLGLEQDFEQKQMSDGKLLIDGFLLGIDVSRGMNRNFDDQLKFVSNLYNQLAKTKKPIVVVLTKCDEGVERYIRDAHTFALSKKNLQVVETSARSNVNVDLAFSTLVQLIDKSRGKTKIIPYFEALKQQSQQIATAKDKYEWLVSRIVKNHNENWLSVSRKMQASPEYQDYVYLEGTQKARKLFLQHIHRLKHEHIERRRKLYLAALPLAFEALIPNLDEIDHLSCIKAKKLLETKPEFLKWFVVLEETPWDATSHIDNMENERIPFDLMDTVPAEQLYEAHLEKLRNERKRAEMRRAFKENLETSPFITPGKPWEEARSFIMNEDFYQWLEESVYMDIYGKHQKQIIDRAKEEFQELLVEYSELFYELELDAKPSKEKMGVIQDVLGEEQRFKALQKLQAERDALILKHIHFVYHPTKETCPSCPACVDAKIEHLISSWFIRPSDRNQKNSLSDPNIDRINLVILGKDGLARELANEIRALCTNDDKYVIDGKMYELSLRPIEGNVRLPVNSFQTPTFQPHGCLCLYNSKESLSYVVESIEKSRESTLGRRDNHLVHLPLTLILVNKRGDTSGETLHSLIQQGQQIASKLQCVFVDPASAGISYGRNINEKHISQVLKGLLDSKRNLNLVSSTASIKDLADVDLRIVMCLMCGDPFSADDILLPVLQSQTCKSSHCGSNNSVLLELPIGLHKKRIELSILSYHSSFSIRKSRLVHGYIVFYSAKRKASLAMLRAFLCEVQDIIPIQLVALTDGAIDVLDNDLSREQLTEGEEIAQEIDGRFTSIPCSQPQHKLELFHPFFKDVVEKKNIIEATHMYDNAAEACSTTEEVFNSPRAGSPLCNSNLQDSEEDIEPPSYSLFREDTSLPSLSKDHSKLSMELEGNDGLSLFMSNFESKLNNKVPPPVKPKPPVHFEITKGDLSYLEQGHRDGQRKSMSSSTWLPPDGFDPSDYAEPMDAVVKPRNEEENIYSVPHDSTQGKIITIRNINKAQSNGSGNGSDSEMDTSSLERGRKVSIVSKPVLYRTRCSRLGRFASYRTSFSVGSDDELGPIRKKEEDQASQGYKGDNAVIPYETDEDPRRRNILRSLRRNTKKPKPKPRPSITKATWESNYFGVPLTTVVTPEKPIPVFIERCIEYIEATGISPKEMKTCSAVFSSFVHEIPNWKPPIHRLVNELAHSSTGILLRGQKK, from the exons ATGATGATGGCAAGAAAGCAAGATGTCCGCATTCCCACCTACAACATCAGTGTGGTGGGATTGTCTGGGACCGAGAAGGAGAAGGGCCAGTGTGGCATTGGGAAGTCTTGTCTGTGCAACCGCTTCGTGCGCCCAAGTGCTGATGAATTTCACTTGGACCATACCTCTGTCCTCAGCACCAGTGACTTTGGTGGGCGAGTGGTCAATAATGACCACTTTCTCTACTGGGGAGAAGTTAGCCGATCCCTGGAGGATTGCGTGGAATGTAAGATGCACATTGTGGAGCAGACTGAATTCATTGATGACCAGACTTTTCAACCTCATCGAAGCACGGCCCTACAGCCCTATATCAAGAGAGCTGCTGCAACCAAGCTCGCATCAGCTGAAAAACTCATGTACTTTTGCACTgaccagctggggctggagcaggacTTTGAGCAGAAACAAATGTCAGATGGAAAGCTGCTAATTGATGGTTTTCTTCTTGGTATTGATGTTAGCAGGGGCATGAATAGGAACTTTGATGACCAGCTCAAGTTTGTCTCCAATCTCTACAATCAgctggcaaaaacaaaaaaacccatagTTGTGGTCCTGACTAAGTGTGACGAAGGTGTTGAGCGGTACATTAGAGATGCACATACTTTTGCCTTAAGCAAAAAGAACCTCCAGGTTGTGGAGACCTCTGCAAGATCCAACGTAAACGTGGACTTGGCTTTCAGCACCTTAGTGCAGCTCATTGATAAAAGTCGGGGAAAGACGAAAATCATTCCTTACTTTGAAGCCCTCAAGCAGCAGAGTCAGCAGATAGCTACGGCAAAAGACAAATATGAGTGGCTAGTGAGTCGCATCGtgaaaaaccacaatgagaactGGCTAAGTGTCAGCCGAAAGATGCAGGCCTCTCCTGAGTACCAGGACTATGTCTACCTGGAAGGGACTCAGAAAGCCAGGAAGCTGTTTCTCCAGCACATCCACCGCCTCAAGCACGAGCATATTGAGCGCAGAAGGAAGCTGTACCTGGCAGCCCTGCCATTAGCTTTTGAAGCTCTTATACCCAATCTAGATGAAATAGACCACCTAAGCTGCATAAAAGCCAAAAAGCTCTTGGAGACCAAGCCAGAATTCTTGAAGTGGTTTGTTGTGCTTGAGGAGACCCCATGGGATGCCACCAGTCACATTGACAACATGGAGAATGAGCGGATTCCCTTTGATTTAATGGATACGGTCCCTGCAGAGCAGCTGTATGAGGCCCACTTAGAGAAACTACGGAACGAGAGGAAAAGAGCTGAGATGAGAAGGGCATTTAAGGAAAACCTGGAGACCTCGCCTTTCATAACTCCTGGAAAACCTTGGGAAGAGGCCCGTAGTTTCATCATGAATGAAGATTTCTACCAGTGGCTGGAAGAATCTGTGTACATGGACATCTATGGGAAACACCAAAAGCAAATTATAGACAGAGCAAAGGAAGAGTTTCAGGAGCTGCTTGTAGAATATTCAGAATTGTTCTATGAGCTAGAGCTGGATGCAAAGCCCAGCAAGGAGAAGATGGGGGTCATTCAGGATGTTCTGGGGGAAGAGCAGCGATTTAAAGCATTACAGAAGCTCCAAGCGGAGCGCGATGCCCTTATTCTGAAGCACATTCATTTTGTGTACCACCCAACAAAAGAAACGTGCCCTAGCTGCCCGGCTTGTGTGGATGCTAAGATTGAGCACTTGATTAGTTCTTGGTTTATCCGGCCATCTGACCGGAATCAGAAAAACTCACTTTCTGACCCCAACATTGATAGAATCAACTTGGTTATCTTGGGCAAAGATGGTCTTGCCCGAGAGTTGGCCAATGAGATTCGAGCTCTTTGTACAAATGATGACAAGTATGTGATAGATGGTAAAATGTATGAGCTTTCCCTGAGGCCAATAGAAGGCAATGTCAGGCTTCCTGTGAACTCTTTCCAAACGCCAACATTTCAGCCCCACGGATGTCTCTGCCTTTACAATTCAAAGGAATCTCTGTCCTATGTGGTGGAGAGTATAGAGAAGAGTAGAGAGTCCACACTTGGTAGGCGAGATAATCATTTAGTCCATCTCCCACTGACACTGATTTTGGTTAACAAGAGAGGAGACACCAGTGGGGAGACCCTGCATAGCTTAATACAACAAGGTCAGCAGATTGCTAGCAAACTTCAGTGCGTCTTTGTGGACCCTGCTTCTGCTGGCATTAGTTACGGACGCAACATTAATGAAAAGCACATCAGTCAAGTTTTGAAGGGACTCCTGGACTCTAAGCGTAACTTAAACCTGGTCAGTTCTACTGCTAGCATCAAAGATCTGGCTGATGTTGACCTGCGAATTGTCATGTGTTTGATGTGTGGAGATCCTTTTAGTGCAGACGACATACTCTTGCCTGTCCTTCAGTCCCAAACCTGTAAATCTTCCCATTGTGGGAGCAACAACTCTGTTTTACTTGAACTACCAATCGGACTACACAAGAAGCGCATTGAACTATCTATTCTTTCATACCATTCCTCGTTTAGCATCCGAAAAAGCCGGTTAGTCCATGGGTACATTGTTTTTTATTCAGCCAAACGTAAGGCCTCCTTGGCTATGTTACGTGCCTTTCTTTGTGAAGTGCAGGATATTATCCCCATTCAGCTGGTTGCACTCACTGATGGCGCTATAGATGTCCTGGACAATGACTTAAGTCGGGAACAGCTGACTGAGGGGGAGGAGATTGCTCAAGAAATTGATGGCAGATTCACAAGCATTCCCTGTAGCCAACCCCAGCATAAACTTGAGCTTTTccatcctttttttaaagatgtggtGGAGAAAAAGAACATCATTGAGGCTACTCATATGTACGATAACGCTGCCGAGGCCTGTAGCACCACGGAGGAGGTGTTTAACTCTCCTCGGGCGGGCTCTCCGCTCTGCAACTCAAACCTGCAGGATTCAGAAGAGGATATCGAGCCCCCTTCTTACAGCCTATTTCGAGAAGACACATCACTGCCCTCCCTGTCCAAAGATCATTCTAAGCTCTCTATGGAACTGGAGGGAAATGATGGGCTGTCTTTATTCATGAGCAACTTTGAGAGTAAACTGAACAACAAAGTACCTCCGCCAGTCAAACCAAAGCCTCCTGTCCATTTTGAAATTACAAAGGGGGATCTGTCTTACTTAGAGCAAGGCCACAGAGATGGACAGAGGAAGTCTATGTCTTCTAGCACCTGGCTACCTCCAGATGGGTTCGATCCTTCTGATTACGCCGAACCCATGGATGCTGTGGTCAAGCCAAGGAATGAAGAAGAAAACATATACTCCGTGCCCCACGACAGCACCCAAGGCAAGATCATCACCATTCGGAATATCAACAAAGCCCAATCTAATGGCAGTGGGAATGGTTCTGATAGTGAAATGGACACTAGCTCTCTAGAGCGAGGCCGCAAAGTTTCCATTGTGAGCAAGCCAGTGCTGTACAGGACAAGATGCAGCCGCCTAGGGAGGTTTGCTAGTTATCGAACCAGCTTCAGCGTGGGGAGCGATGATGAGCTGGGGCCCATCCGAAAGAAAGAGGAGGACCAGGCATCTCAAGGTTATAAAGGGGACAATGCTGTCATTCCATATGAAACAGATGAAGACCCAAGGAGAAGAAATATTCTTCGCAGTCTAAGAAGGAACACTAAG AAACCAAAGCCTAAACCCCGGCCATCCATCACAAAGGCAACCTGGGAGAGTAACTATTTTGGGGTCCCCTTAACCACCGTCGTGACTCCAGAGAAGCCAATTCCTGTTTTTATTGAGAGATGCATTGAGTACATTGAAGCCACAG GTATTAGtccaaaagaaatgaagacatgTTCAGCTGTTTTCAGCAGCTTTGTTCATGAAATCCCAAACTGGAAACCACCCATCCACAGGTTAGTAAATGAGCTGGCCCATTCATCCACTGGAATACTACTCAGGGGccaaaagaaataa